In Streptacidiphilus sp. P02-A3a, the DNA window GCTTCAGGACATCGTTCACCGCGGGCCGTGGGGCCGGCCGCAGGGCCCGGAAGAGGCTGCTCGGCGGCCCCGTAGGGTGGCCTCCACAGGAGCCGACCGAGGGGAACACGGCGTGAGCACATCGAAGGGCTTGACTGACCCGACCCGGCGCCGGGCACTGCTCACAGGAGCGGTCACCGGCGTGGTGGCAGGGATCGCGGGGACAGTCACGGCAGCGACGCCGGCGGCGGCAGCGGCCGCGGCCGACCCGCTGGACTGGTACGACGTGAAGCTCGCCGGCGCGGCCGGAGACGGCGCCACGGACGACACCAGCGCCATCAGGGCGGCGATAGCGGCCTGCCCTCCGGGCGGAACGGTCTACTTTCCGGTCGGGGTCTACCTGATCTCGGCGCAGCTGACGCTGCCGCCGCGGATCACGCTCAGGGGCGGGTACGCGCCGCACTGGCCGCAGTACGCCAAGGACTCGCCGGAGATCTCCGCCTGCGTGAAGGCGATGAGCGGGTTCTCCGACCCGGCGATGGTGCGGGTCCTCGACAAGAGCCAGGGAGGCTGGACGCAGGAATACATGTCCTCCGCCCGCATCACCGACCTGACCCTGGACGGCGGCAACGAGGGCACCCTCGTGGCCGGGATCTACGCCACGGGCCAGGTGGTCGACCTGGCCCTGAGCAACGTGTGCATCAACAACATGTCCGGGCACGGCCTGTACACCGACAGCTACGGCGGGAACCAGCCCAAGGGCTGGCAGATGCACCACGTCGCCGTGCAGTCGTGCGGGGGCGCCGGTTTCTACCACGCCAACACCGGCTCGGCGGGCTTCGCCGTCACCGACATGACCTACGAGGCCTGCTGGGCCGGGGCCAACGGCTCCGACGGCTGGCACATAGCCTCGGCCATCTCGGTCGACCTGATCGGCTGCCGCAGCGAGTTCAACGCCGGGTACGGCTACTACGCGGCCGGGAGCAGCCGGATCCGCTGGGTCGACTGCGACACCGACCGAAGCACGATGTCCGGGTGGCGGCTGGAGTGCCAGGGCGGCGGTTCACGATCGATCATCCTGTCGGGGTGCCTCGCCAACCGCGACGGCGCCAACAACGACATCACCCCGGCCGGGTACGCGGGGATCGACATCGTGGGGACCAGCACCGCACCGCACAATCCGGTGACGATCAGCGGCTGCGTGATCAACGTCAACGACAACGACTCGGGAGAGGGCATCTTCTGCCCCGACTACGGGCTGAAGACGACGTACGCGCCGCAGGTCAGTGTCAGCGGCACGCTGCTCAACGGCACCGTGGCAGCCCTGCTGGACACCCAGAACCAGGTCGTCTACGACAGCACCACCCGGTTCAACGCCACCAGCGCGACCACGGGTGCGACCACCCTGGAGGCGGCCAACTCGATGCGCATCATCGGGGCCGCCGGAACCAACCGGGACGCGCAGTGGTGGACGGCCGCCTCCGGCAAGCGGTGGGCGCTGCGCGCGTCCTCCACCGCCGAGGCGGGGTCCAACGCGGGCTCGAACTTCGACGTCGTGCGCTACGACGACACCGGCACCGTCATCGACACCCCGGTCACCGTCGATCGCCAGACCGGCGTCACCACCCTCAACGGCCTCGCCATCAACGAGGGCGTCACCGGCCCCCGCATGGGCACCGCGACTCTGGCCGCGGGCAAGGCAACCGTCGCCAACACCAGCGTGTCGGCCACGACCCGGATCTTCCTCACCGCTCAGTCCGTGTCCGGCACGGCCGGTGCGCTGACCGTCTCCGCCCGCACCGCCGGAACCAGTTTCACCATCGGCTCCACCTCCGCCACGGACGCGTCCGTCGTCGCCTGGATGCTCGTGGACCCGCTGTAGTCTCACGGACCCGCTGTAGTCTCGTGGACCCGCTGTCGTAGGGGCCGGGCCCAGGTCCGCTCGACAGCGTGCTGCCCCGGGAGGCCGGACTCGCGGTGGTGCGCATCCGCAGTGGTGCGCACCGGCGCGGTCACCGCCTCATCCCTGGGGGAACGTCACCCCGGTGAGTTCCTCGGAGACGGTCCACAGGCGCTGCTGAACGGCCTGGTCGTGAGAGGCCCGGCTGGAGGTGACCAGCTTCGGATAGCCGCGGAACTCACCCCGGCCGCCGGGACCGTAGTACTGGCCGCCGCGGACCGCCGGATCGGTGGCGGCGCGCAGCGTGGGCAGGGCCCCCATCTCGGCCTTCTGGGTGAGCAGCGGCCCGAGCCAGGCGACCGGCACCCGGAACGCGGCGGGCGTGTTGCGGGCGAGTTCGGTGTTGGACGCGCCGGGATGGGCGGCCACCGCGACCGTGGTGCCGTGCGCCGCGAGCCGGCGCTGCAGTTCGTACGTGAACATCAGGTTGGCGAGTTTGGCCTGGCCGTAGGCGGCGACACGGCTGTACGAGCGCTCCCACTGCAGGTCGTCGAAGTGGATGGCGGCCCGGATGCGGTGGCCGACGCTGCTGACCGTCACGACGCGGGAGCCGGGGACGGGCAGGAGCCGGTCCAGCAGCAGGCCGGTGAGGGCGAAGTGGCCGAGGTGGTTGGTCCCGAACTGCAACTCGAAGCCGTCGGCGGTGGTCTGCCGCGGCGTGTACATCACGCCCGCGTTGTTGACCAGCAGGTCGATCCGCGGGTGGGCTGCGCGCAGGTCGGCCGCCGCGGCCCGGATCGAGTCCAGGGAGGTCAGGTCGAGGGCCTGGACGCTGACGTCGCCGGTGATGCGGGCGGCTGCCCGCTTGCCCTTCCCGACGTCGCGGACGGCCAGGACCACCGCCGCTCCGCGCCCGGCGAGCATCCGGGCGGTCTCGAAGCCCAGCCCGGTGTTGGCGCCGGTCACGATCGCCACCCGGCCGTGTTGATCGGGGATGTGCTGCTCGGTCCAGTTACCGTTCATGGCGCACTCCTAAAAAACCAACGGTCTGTTATGACTACCAACGTAAAAGACCGCCGGTCTTCTGTCAAGGAACCGGCGGTCTTTAAGCTAGGCTGAGGGTGTGACATTCCAGCGGGCGCGAAGCGAGGAGCAGCGGGAGATCCGCCGCCGGGCGATCCTGGACACGGCGGCGGCGATGCTCAACGAGATGCCCGTGGCCGACGTGAGCCTCAACGAGCTCAGTCGGCGCGTGGGCCTGGCAAAGTCGAACGTGCTGCGGTATTTCGAGTCACGCGAGGCGGTGCTGCTCGAACTGCTGGACGACGCGATGGGAAGCTGGCTCGCCGAGCTGGCGCAGCAGCTGGCCGCGGGCATCGAGCCGCACGCGGCACCGGAGGTGCGCGCGGGCCAGCTGGCCGAGATCCTCAGCCGGTCGCTGGCGGGCCGGCTGGTGCTGTGCGACCTGTTCGGCGCACAGGGCGGCGTCCTTGAGCACAACGTGTCGGTCGAGGTGGTCAAACGGCACAAGCGCTCCTCCCTGACCCGGCTCACGGCCATGGCCGAGCTCGTGTGCCACCACCTGCCCGAGCTCGGCGACGGCGCGCAACTGTTCTGCCTGATGAGCCTCGTCTCGGCGGGCGCCCTGTCGGCGTACGTCCCGCCGCCGCCCAGCCTCCTCGCCGCCTACGCGGACGATCCCGCCCTCAGCGCGCTCCACCTGGACCTGCATGACGCCCTGCGGATCTCCTTCACCTCGACGCTCCTGGGCGTGCTGCCACGCGCCTGAACCGCAAGGTGAAGGTAGGCTCAATTTCACCGTCCCCAACGTGCCCACGACACGATGGATTCCTCAACTCAGGGAGAGGCGAGCACTGTGCCCGAGGCACCCCAACGGCCGCCGCTGCGCGCCGACGCCCGCCGCAACGTCGAGAAGCTGCGCCAGGCCGCGGCGGACGCCTTCTCCGAGCACGGGCTCGACACGCCGCTGGAGACGATCGCGAAGCTGGCGGGGGTGAGTGTCGGCACGATCTACAACCGCTTCGGCAGTCGCGACGCGCTGCTGGACCAGGTCGTCAACGAACTCGCCGACCGGCAGGTGCGCGCGGCGATGGCCATCGCGGACGGCACCGTGGGCAGTGCGTGGGAGCGGCTGCTGGCCTACGTCGGGGCCATCTGCCAGGCGCAGGCCGACGACCCGGCGTTCAACGACGCGTTCTCCCGCCGCTACCCCAACGCCCCCGCCCTCAAGGCGGTCTGCGACCAGTCCCTGGCTTTCGCCGCCGAGTTGGCCGTCGGCGCCCGCTCCGAGGGGGCCCTGCGCGAGGACGTCCGGATGGACGACATCGCCAGCTTCTTCCAGGTCAACGGCGACCTCGTGCGCGCCGGGGACGACGCCGCCCGCCGCCGCGTCCTCGCCCTGCTCTTCGAGGGCCTGCGCGCCCGCCCCGGCAGTCTCCCGCTGCCCGACTGAGCCCGGCCATGAACGACGACGGTGCCGACCCCGCCGAAGCGGGACCGGCACCGTCGTCGCGCGCGACTACGCGGCGCGGGCCGCCTTCGCGGCGGCCTCGAACGCGTCGGCCCGCGACTGCTCGCCGAGCGGGACCAGGTGCTCCATGCCCGGGATGTGCGCGGCCAGCGTCAGGTCCGCGACGATGAAGGTCGCCTCCATCTCGAAGATCACCGACAGCACCGACTCCAGGTAGTTCAGCACGTGCTCGTGCGGTGCCCGGGGCGTGCCGGGGGCGTAGGAGCCGCCGCGGCTGGTCACCACCGTCACCGGCGTGCCCTTCACCTTCGACCCCGGCGAGCCGGCGGTGCGGCCCACCAGGATCACCTGGTCCAGCCACGCCTTGAGGCTGGAGGGCACCGAGAAGTTGTACATCGGCGCGCCGATGACCACCGCGTCGGCCGCCTCCAGCTCCGCTATCAGGGCCAGGCGCTCGGCGAAGGCCCGAGCCTGCTCCTCGGTGTGCTCCGCCGGGTCGAGCGACCCGGCGATGTGGGCGTCCGCGGTGATGTGCGGGACCGGCTCCGCGCCCAGGTCCCGGTAGATCACCTCGCCACCCGGGTGCTCCTCCAGCCACGTACGGCGGAAGGCCTCGGTGACGGCCCGAGAGGTGGACGCCTGGCCCGTGAACGCGGACGAGTCGATGTGCAGCAGTGTCGCCATGGTGCAACTCCGAACGGGGAGAGGGCGTGCGTACCCTCCCGCCGCAGGCGGTGGGAGGGTCGCAGCAGATAACTTGAACCTGTCCTCAACTTGCCACAAGTTGAGGACAGGTTCAAGTTGCCATCGATACCCACGCTGATGTTCTCCGCGTGATGTCGTGTCCCCGGTCCCGCTACAGGTTGGAGTGCAGAAATGCCTGTAGGCCCCCTGACGTGATGTCAGGGGGCCTACAGTAAAGGTTGTTCGGCGGCGTCCTACTCTCCCACAGGGTCCCCCCTGCAGTACCATCGGCGCTATGAGGCTTAGCTTCCGGGTTCGGGATGTAACCGGGCGTTTCCCTCACGCTATGACCACCGAAACACTATGAAGTTGACCGCACACCACTCCTCACGGAGCGGGGGTCGTTCCTTCAGAACAACACAGTGGACGCGTAGCAACTATGGACAAGCCCTCGGCCTATTAGTACCGGTCAGCTCCACCCCTCACAGGGCTTCCACATCCGGCCTATCAACCCAGTCGTCTACTGGGAGCCTTAACCACTCAAGGTGGTGGGAGCCCTCATCTCGAAGCAGGCTTCCCGCTTAGATGCTTTCAGCGGTTATCCCTCCCGAACGTAGCCAACCAGCCATGCCCTTGGCAGGACAACTGGCACACCAGAGGTTCGTCCGTCCCGGTCCTCTCGTACTAGGGACAGCCCTTCTCAAGACTCCTACGCGCGCAGCGGATAGGGACCGAACTGTCTCACGACGTTCTAAACCCAGCTCGCGTACCGCTTTAATGGGCGAACAGCCCAACCCTTGGGACCTACTCCAGCCCCAGGATGCGACGAGCCGACATCGAGGTGCCAAACCATCCCGTCGATATGGACTCTTGGGGAAGATCAGCCTGTTATCCCCGGGGTACCTTTTATCCGTTGAGCGACGGCGCTTCCACAAGCCACCGCCGGATCACTAGTCCCTGCTTTCGCACCTGCTCGACCCGTCGGTCTCACAGTCAAGCTCCCTTGTGCACTTACACTCAACACCTGATTGCCAACCAGGCTGAGGGAACCTTTGGGCGCCTCCGTTACATTTTAGGAGGCAACCGCCCCAGTTAAACTACCCACCAGACACTGTCCCTGATCCGGATCACGGACCCAGGTTAGACATCCAGCACGACCAGAGTGGTATTTCAACGACGACTCCACAACCACTGGCGTGGCCGCTTCAAAGTCTCCCACCTATCCTACACAAGCCGAACCGAACACCAATATCAAGCTATAGTAAAGGTCCCGGGGTCTTTCCGTCCTGCTGCGCGAAACGAGCATCTTTACTCGTAATGCAATTTCACCGGGCCTATGGTTGAGACAGTCGAGAAGTCGTTACGCCATTCGTGCAGGTCGGAACTTACCCGACAAGGAATTTCGCTACCTTAGGATGGTTATAGTTACCACCGCCGTTTACTGGCGCTTAAGTTCTCAGCTTCGCCTGGTCGAAACCAAGCTAACCGGTCCCCTTAACGTTCCAGCACCGGGCAGGCGTCAGTCCGTATACATCGCCTTACGGCTTCGCACGGACCTGTGTTTTTAGTAAACAGTCGCTTCTCGCTGGTCTCTGCGGCCGGCCACAGCTCAAGGAGCAAGTCCCATCACCACAACCGGCCCCCCTTCTCCCGAAGTTACGGGGGCATTTTGCCGAGTTCCTTAACCATAGTTCACCCGAACGCCTCGGTATTCTCTACCTGACCACCTGAGTCGGTTTGGGGTACGGGCCGCCATGAAACTCGCTAGAGGCTTTTCTCGACAGCATAGGATCATCCACTTCACCACAATCGGCTCGGCATCAGGTCTCAGACTATATGTGAGGCGGATTTGCCTACCCCACGTCCTACACCCTTACCCCGGGACAACCACCGCCCGGGCTGGACTACCTTCCTGCGTCACCCCATCGCTCACCTACTACCCTGTTGGATCAGCGGCTCCACCACTCCTCTTCACCCGAAGGATCCGAGACGGCTTCACGGCCTTAGCATCCAGAGGTTCGACGTTGGCGCTTCAAAGCGGGTACGGGAATATCAACCCGTTGTCCATCGACTACGCCTGTCGGCCTCGCCTTAGGTCCCGACTTACCCTGGGCAGATCAGCTTGACCCAGGAACCCTTGGTCAATCGGCGCAAGAGTTTCCCACTCTTGTATCGCTACTCATGCCTGCATTCTCACTCGTATACCGTCCACGACTGGCTTCCGCCGCCGCTTCACCCGGCACACGACGCTCCCCTACCCATCACAGCCCCCGTTAGGAGTTAAGCTGCAATGACACGGCTTCGGCGGTGTACTTGAGCCCCGCTACATTGTCGGCGCGGAATCACTTGACCAGTGAGCTATTACGCACTCTTTAAAGGGTGGCTGCTTCTAAGCCAACCTCCTGGTTGTCTCTGCGACTCCACATCCTTTCCCACTTAGCACACGCTTAGGGGCCTTAGCCGGTGTTCTGGGCTGTTTCCCTCTCGACCATGGAGCTTATCCCCCACAGTCTCACTGCCGCGCTCTCACTTACCGGCATTCGGAGTTTGGCTAAGGTCAGTAACCCGGTGGGGCCCATCGCCTATCCAGTGCTCTACCTCCGGCAAGAAACACGCGACGCTGCACCTAAATGCATTTCGGGGAGAACCAGCTATCACGGAGTTTGATTGGCCTTTCACCCCTAACCACAGGTCATCCCCCAGGTTTTCAACCCTGGTGGGTTCGGTCCTCCACACGGTCTTACCCGCGCTTCAACCTGCCCATGGCTAGATCACTCCGCTTCGGGTCTTGGGCGCGCTACTCAACCGCCCTATTCGGACTCGCTTTCGCTACGGCTACCCCACACGGGTTAACCTCGCAACACACCGCAAACTCGCAGGCTCATTCTTCAAAAGGCACGCAGTCACGACAACATGTGCAAGCACACGCTGCGACGCTCCCACGGCTTGTAGGCACACGGTTTCAGGTACTATTTCACTCCGCTCCCGCGGTACTTTTCACCATTCCCTCACGGTACTGTCCGCTATCGGTCACTAGGGAATATTTAGGCTTAGCGGGTGGTCCCGCCAGATTCACACGGAATTTCTCGGGCTCCGTGCTACTTGGGAGTTGTACAAGCAAGCCGTACAGATTTCGTCTACGGGGGTCTTACCCTCTACGCCGGACCTTTCGCATGTCCTTCGACTACCCATACGGTTTCTGACTCGCCCAGCCGCCGGCAGACGACTGAAGTACAATCCCACGACCCCGAAGTGGCAACCCCTGCCGGGTATCACACCACAACGGTTTAGCCTCATCCGATTTCGCTCGCCACTACTCTCGGAATCACGGTTGTTTTCTCTTCCTGCGGGTACTGAGATGTTTCACTTCCCCGCGTTCCCTCCACACTGCCTATGTGTTCAGCAGCGGGTGACAGCCCATGACGACTGCCGGGTTTCCCCATTCGGACACCCCCGGATCAAAGCTCGGTTGACAGCTCCCCGGGGCCTATCGCGGCCTCCCACGTCCTTCATCGGTTCCTAGTGCCAAGGCATCCACCGTGCGCCCTTAAAAACTTGGCCACAGATGCTCGCGTCCACTGTGCAGTTCTCAAGCAACGACCAACCACCCATCACCCCCACACACGAAGCGTGAAGTTCACTGGGGTCGGCGTCTGAAGACCAGCCATACGGCCGCGCCCTCAGGACCCAACAACGTGCCCGACACAACCAACCAGCCACCGCGTTCCACGCGCCGAAGCGCAGTACTAACCATGACCAACTGATCGTGCCGAATAGTCAACGTTCCACCCATGAGCGAACCACCGTCAGACATTCGCTGACGTCATGGCCCTCTGGCCGCCGAAGCGGCAGAAGTGCTCCTTAGAAAGGAGGTGATCCAGCCGCACCTTCCGGTACGGCTACCTTGTTACGACTTCGTCCCAATCGCTGGTCCCACCTTCGACAGCTCCTTCCCTTGCGGGTTAGGCCACCGGCTTCGGGTGTTACCGACTTTCGTGACGTGACGGGCGGTGTGTACAAGGCCCGGGAACGTATTCACCGCAGCAATGCTGATCTGCGATTACTAGCAACTCCGACTTCATGGGGTCGAGTTGCAGACCCCAATCCGAACTGAGACCGGCTTTTTGAGATTCGCTCCACCTCGCGGTATCGCAGCTCATTGTACCGGCCATTGTAGCACGTGTGCAGCCCAAGACATAAGGGGCATGATGATTTGACGTCGTCCCCACCTTCCTCCGAGTTGACCCCGGCAGTCTCCTGTGAGTCCCCGGCATAACCCGCTGGCAACACAGAACGAGGGTTGCGCTCGTTGCGGGACTTAACCCAACATCTCACGACACGAGCTGACGACAACCATGCACCACCTGTATACCGACCACAAGGGGGCGACCATCTCTGGCCGTTTCCGGTATATGTCAAGCCTTGGTAAGGTTCTTCGCGTTGCGTCGAATTAAGCCACATGCTCCGCTGCTTGTGCGGGCCCCCGTCAATTCCTTTGAGTTTTAGCCTTGCGGCCGTACTCCCCAGGCGGGGAACTTAATGCGTTAGCTGCGGCGCGGACCACGTGGAATGTGACCCACACCTAGTTCCCAACGTTTACGGCGTGGACTACCAGGGTATCTAATCCTGTTCGCTCCCCACGCTTTCGCTCCTCAGCGTCAGTAATGGCCCAGAGATCCGCCTTCGCCACCGGTGTTCCTCCTGATATCTGCGCATTTCACCGCTACACCAGGAATTCCGATCTCCCCTACCACACTCTAGCCTGCCCGTATCGAATGCAGACCCGGAGTTAAGCCCCGGGCTTTCACATCCGACGCGACAAGCCGCCTACGAGCTCTTTACGCCCAATAATTCCGGACAACGCTCGCACCCTACGTATTACCGCGGCTGCTGGCACGTAGTTAGCCGGTGCTTCTTCTGCAGGTACCGTCACTTGCGCTTCTTCCCTGCTGAAAGAGGTTTACAACCCGAAGGCCGTCATCCCTCACGCGGCGTCGCTGCATCAGGCTTTCGCCCATTGTGCAATATTCCCCACTGCTGCCTCCCGTAGGAGTCTGGGCCGTGTCTCAGTCCCAGTGTGGCCGGTCGCCCTCTCAGGCCGGCTACCCGTCGTCGCCTTGGTAGGCCATTACCCCACCAACAAGCTGATAGGCCGCGGGCTCATCCCAGATCGCCGGAGCTTTCCACGCACACCCCATGCGGAGATGCGTCGTATCCGGTATTAGCACCGGTTTCCCGGTGTTGTCCCAGAATCTGGGGCAGATTGCCCACGTGTTACTCACCCGTTCGCCACTGATCCACCCCGAAGGGCTTCACCGTTCGACTTGCATGTGTTAAGCACGCCGCCAGCGTTCGTCCTGAGCCAGGATCAAACTCTCCGTGAATGATTACCCGTAATCGGGTCACCACACGCGTTGAGCGGCACAGCAACCGACGGAATAGCCGATCCCGTGCACTGCGTCCTCGCTAGTGTTTTGTGCATCAAAGGAACCTCGTCCGATCAACGGACGGGGTATCAACATATCTGGCGTTGACTTTTGGCACGCTGTTGAGTTCTCAAGGAACGGACGCTTCCTTCAAGACCCTTTCACCGGTCTCTCCAGGCGCTTCGTTCTTCTCG includes these proteins:
- a CDS encoding FMN-dependent NADH-azoreductase, which gives rise to MATLLHIDSSAFTGQASTSRAVTEAFRRTWLEEHPGGEVIYRDLGAEPVPHITADAHIAGSLDPAEHTEEQARAFAERLALIAELEAADAVVIGAPMYNFSVPSSLKAWLDQVILVGRTAGSPGSKVKGTPVTVVTSRGGSYAPGTPRAPHEHVLNYLESVLSVIFEMEATFIVADLTLAAHIPGMEHLVPLGEQSRADAFEAAAKAARAA
- a CDS encoding TetR/AcrR family transcriptional regulator, yielding MTFQRARSEEQREIRRRAILDTAAAMLNEMPVADVSLNELSRRVGLAKSNVLRYFESREAVLLELLDDAMGSWLAELAQQLAAGIEPHAAPEVRAGQLAEILSRSLAGRLVLCDLFGAQGGVLEHNVSVEVVKRHKRSSLTRLTAMAELVCHHLPELGDGAQLFCLMSLVSAGALSAYVPPPPSLLAAYADDPALSALHLDLHDALRISFTSTLLGVLPRA
- a CDS encoding glycosyl hydrolase family 28-related protein, giving the protein MSTSKGLTDPTRRRALLTGAVTGVVAGIAGTVTAATPAAAAAAADPLDWYDVKLAGAAGDGATDDTSAIRAAIAACPPGGTVYFPVGVYLISAQLTLPPRITLRGGYAPHWPQYAKDSPEISACVKAMSGFSDPAMVRVLDKSQGGWTQEYMSSARITDLTLDGGNEGTLVAGIYATGQVVDLALSNVCINNMSGHGLYTDSYGGNQPKGWQMHHVAVQSCGGAGFYHANTGSAGFAVTDMTYEACWAGANGSDGWHIASAISVDLIGCRSEFNAGYGYYAAGSSRIRWVDCDTDRSTMSGWRLECQGGGSRSIILSGCLANRDGANNDITPAGYAGIDIVGTSTAPHNPVTISGCVINVNDNDSGEGIFCPDYGLKTTYAPQVSVSGTLLNGTVAALLDTQNQVVYDSTTRFNATSATTGATTLEAANSMRIIGAAGTNRDAQWWTAASGKRWALRASSTAEAGSNAGSNFDVVRYDDTGTVIDTPVTVDRQTGVTTLNGLAINEGVTGPRMGTATLAAGKATVANTSVSATTRIFLTAQSVSGTAGALTVSARTAGTSFTIGSTSATDASVVAWMLVDPL
- a CDS encoding SDR family NAD(P)-dependent oxidoreductase, with protein sequence MNGNWTEQHIPDQHGRVAIVTGANTGLGFETARMLAGRGAAVVLAVRDVGKGKRAAARITGDVSVQALDLTSLDSIRAAAADLRAAHPRIDLLVNNAGVMYTPRQTTADGFELQFGTNHLGHFALTGLLLDRLLPVPGSRVVTVSSVGHRIRAAIHFDDLQWERSYSRVAAYGQAKLANLMFTYELQRRLAAHGTTVAVAAHPGASNTELARNTPAAFRVPVAWLGPLLTQKAEMGALPTLRAATDPAVRGGQYYGPGGRGEFRGYPKLVTSSRASHDQAVQQRLWTVSEELTGVTFPQG
- a CDS encoding TetR/AcrR family transcriptional regulator, which gives rise to MPEAPQRPPLRADARRNVEKLRQAAADAFSEHGLDTPLETIAKLAGVSVGTIYNRFGSRDALLDQVVNELADRQVRAAMAIADGTVGSAWERLLAYVGAICQAQADDPAFNDAFSRRYPNAPALKAVCDQSLAFAAELAVGARSEGALREDVRMDDIASFFQVNGDLVRAGDDAARRRVLALLFEGLRARPGSLPLPD